The DNA segment AATGAAGAGTCTGTTGGTCTCGTCATCAAATTCCATCTGATAAATGGTTCCTCTGGGGATCACCAGGTAATCTCCATAAGCAAAACGGATTTTTCCGAAGCCTGTTTTTAAGGTTCCGCTGCCTTCGTGAATGAAGATCACCTCATCTGCCTGACTATTTTTATAAAAATAATCGGTCATCGATTTTCTCGGCGCTGCCAGGGAGATGTGCAGGTCACTGTTCACCAATACCGGTTTCCTGCTTTCCAGGTAATCGTCTTCCGGTTTCACATTAAATCCGATTAAGCTCGTATGACGCAGGTGTTTCTCACGGGCGATTTTAGGCTCTACAGAATAAGGTTCCCCAAGGGATTTTACGATGGTTGGCGGGTGACAATGGTAAACCAGTGAATATAAGCTTGAAAACCCTTCAGTAGAAACTAGTTCTTCTGCGTATAAATTGCCATCTGGTTTTCTAAAAACGGTATGGCGTTTCGCAGGAATGGTTCCTAAGGTATGATAAATAGGCATAGCAGTAGGTTAATTTGGTTAGAATAATATATATTAATAACGATAAAACGTGGAAAACGTTTTATAAAAGCAGCGGGAAAAGCTAAATGGAGTATTGAGCAAAAATGATCTTGGAAAGCATCGCATACCGGAACGCAGCCAACGCTTGTTTGGCGACTTGATTTTGATATGTGAGGTGCTGTATCATTTTGTTTGCGTCAGCTAAATTAAGGAATAAATCCAGTAATCAACAAACAATAAAAGAGATTTAATGGAGATAGTTTTTTTATAGCCATGGTTGCTGTAATTTTATATAGCTTTGAACAACTACATAAAAAACTGAGCATATGAAGCTGGTATCCTATAAAACAGAAGACAGAGAACACCTGGGTGTTTTTGTAAACGGACATATTTATAATCTGAATTCATGCGACAAGCAATTGCCGAATGAGATGAATGCTTTTTTAGCGGGCGGAGAGGAATTGATGGACCGTGCAAAAAAGATTGATGCACAAATTAAATCAGGCGAGATTGAACCTAAAGAAGAAGCTTTCTATGAAGTGATCGCTCCTGTACCGCATCCGACTTCCTGCAGGGATGGATACGCTTTCCGTCAGCATGTTGCTGCGGCGAGAAGGAACCGTAAAGTAGATATGATTGCTGAATTTGATCAGTATCCTATCTTTTATTTCACCAACCACAATGCCATTCAGGGCCCTGGAGAGATCGAATGTATGCCCGATCATTTCCAAAAGCTTGATTTTGAGCTGGAAGTAGCCATTGTAATTGGTAAAAAAGGAAGAAACATTACTGCTGCAGAAGCTGATGAGTATATCGCAGGTTATATGGTGATGAACGATATGAGCGCAAGAACCCTTCAAATGGAGGAAATGCTCTTGAATTTAGGCCCGGCCAAAGGAAAAGATTTCTCTACCGTAATCGGTCCATGGCTGGTTACTCCGGATGAATTAGAGCAATATAAAGTGTCTGCTAAACCTGGTCATACCGGAAATGCGTACAACCTGAAAATGACTTGTACGGTAAACGGAGTAGAAGTATCTGCTGGGAATATGGCCGATATGGACTGGACTTTTGCAGAGATCGTAGAACGTTGTGCTTATGGCGTAGACATTCTGCCAGGTGATGTGATTGGTTCAGGAACCGTAGGTACAGGGTGCTTCCTGGAACTGAACGGAACCGGATTACTGAACAATCCTGATTTCAAACCACAGTGGTTACAGGATGGTGATGTCGTGGAAATGGAAGTTACCGGACTTGGACATTTAAGTAATATCATTAAAAAAGTGGATACAGATTTCTCTATCCTTGCTTTGAAGAAAAAATAAAACCATTCCCGTAAAGCGCAATCCGCTTTACGGGATTTCATATGCCCTGAAAATATCGTCTTTCCTAAAGTTAAGAACGATGTTTTCAGGGCTTTTAAACAAAAGAATATGCTGACTATCGACGTCGCCGAACTTTCCCCTGCTCAGTTGCAGAATTACATGCAATATGCCATTGCTCCAAGACCGATCTGCTTTGCCACTACCATTGATAAGGATGGAAACATCAACCTGAGCCCTTTCAGCTTTTTCAACATGTTTAGTACCAATCCTCCTTTGTGTATCTTTTCTCCTGCGAGAAGGGTCAGGGACAATACCACTAAACATACTCTGGAAAATGTATTGGAAGTAAAAGAATGCGTGATCAATATTGTAAACTATCCGATGGTTCAGCAAATGAGCCTGGCCAGTACAGAATATGCAAAAGGAGTCAATGAGTTTGAGAAATCAGGCTTTACCATGTTGCCTTCGCAATTGGTCAAACCACCAAGAGTGGCAGAAGCCCCGGTACAAATGGAATGCATCATCAGGGAAGTGATCCATCTTGGAGAAAACCCAGGTGCAGGAAATCTGATCCTGGCGGAGGTAAAACTCATCCATATCAAAGAAGAGATCCTGGATACGGATGGAAAGATTGATCAGGCAAAGATAGACCTGGTGGCCCGTCTGGGTGGCGACTGGTATTGCCGTGTCACACCGGAAAACCTGTTCAAAGTAGCTAAACCTTTAACCACACTGGGCATTGGCGTAGACGCTTTGCCTTCGGCAGTAAGAAACTCGCATGTACTGAGCGGGAATGACCTTGGTATGCTTGGGAATGTGGAGCATTTGCCTTCTGCGGATGAAATAGATGCGATCAGGGATACAGAACCTGTGAAAGAAGTGTTGGATGCCACCATCGGCGATGCCAATAACCGGGAACGCGAACTCCATGAACTGGCCAAACAATGGTTAAAAGAAGGAAAAGTAAATGAAGCGTTAAAAGTGGTCCTGTTATAAAATGCTGACTATTTTCATGAATCGTTTTTTATAAAAACCTTCATTTAAGCTCGTAATCGTCACTCCTTTTTTACTACCGGAAGAGGAGTGAATGAATTTGATCTCATCGCCGTCTATCGAATAAACGATGCCGACATGGCCAATCTTACGGACCCTGCTGTTCGTCCCTGTAAATAAGATCACATCGCCTATCTGTGCATCTTCCAGGTTTTTAGCTTCGCCTCTGGAGGCAAATTCTCTGGAAGAACGGGGCACTTTAAAACCGAAGTTCTGAAATACATAACTGACAAATCCGGAGCAGTCAAAACCTCTCTTCGGGTTACTGGAAGCATAACGGTAAGGAATTCCGATCATGGATTTGGCAAATTCTAACAGCCGGTTGGTAGACTGCGGCTTACTGGCAGGCATTGCCGGCGTAATTTCCATCAGTTTGGAAACCAGTTCTTTGTATTGAACAGGAGTCGTGTTTTGCGATCTTGCTGCAAACATACTAAATGAAAGAAAGAGGGAAATGATGATGCTTTTCTTCATAAGGATGGGCTAAAGGTATTAAAATATCTTTAGCCCGTTTATAATGTTGATAACTTGATGATTAAGGGGTGGTTACGGCTACAGGAAGCACTTTTCCGTTGAAAAACTTATGTCCTGTCCTTGCGAAGTCGGCCACATACTTGCCCATTTCGAAAGCCATCACCGGAGATTGATACCCTGGGAATGCCTGTTCCAGCATCTCTGTCTGTGCTGAACCCAGCGCCAGGCAATTGACTTTTATTCCCGTATCTGCCAGTTCAAAAGCCAGACATTCTGTTAAGGTATGCAAGGCTGCTTTACTCGAAGAATAAGCCGCAAGTCCCGGAAATTTAACACTTCCCTGGAAGCCGCCCATGCTGCCGATATTCACAATATGACTACCTGCAGTCATTAACGGAAGCAGGTGCTGGATCATGTTAAAATGTCCCGTTACATTGCTCTCGAACATCTCGTATAAATCTTCCCTGCTCGTTTCCAGAAAAGGTTTATTGATCAGTGAGCCTGCATTGTTAATCAGAATATCTACCGTACCTAGCCGTTCCTTTAAAAAAGGGAGGAGTGCGGCATAATCATCATTTACAATGTCAAATTCTACCGGAAGTAATACACAGTCAGGATTTATCCCCCTTGCAATTTCCAGTAGTTTGCGCAGTTTGTCCGCAGAGCGGGCAATACATACGATTTTGTTGTCTTTATTCAGTGCAAATTCCAGGGCAGCTTCAAAGCCTATTCCGCTACTTGCACCTGTTAATACTATATTCATCTAATCTTCTTCAGTAATCAATTGACTTACCGGGTTTTCAATCACATGTAAACCATCTGTGATTAATTTACGGTAATCTGCTTCATTTGCAGCCTTTAGCTCCAGGTAGTCCCGCAACTCCTTCTCGAACGCTGAATCCAGCTTTTTATGATAAATAATCTCAAGAATTTCTAAGGTAGCCAACCAGTCGGAACGGTGTTCTGTTTTTAGTTCTTCAAATAAAGAAACACATTTTTCGTAATCTCTTTTCTCCTGTCTGATGGTACGAATCGCTTTATAGATGTCGTGCAGCTTTTGAGTTTTCTCATCGTAACTCACCTTATGTGTCTGCTGCTCACTGATATGGGTGATCTCTTCGTAAGCATCTTTATCAGCCGCCCCGTTAAATACAGAGACGATTTTCTCGCCGATAGCCATATCATAAGTACCCCATTCCGGTTGGAACAGCACATTGCCATTACTTTCTTTCACCGTACAATCCTCAAATGCGATCAGGACTGTTTTTCCGGCGTGCTGAATAATTTCCTTTACTGTTCCTTTCAGCTGAATTCCACTGTCGAAAGTCAGATCTGCAACTTGTCCGGTTGCAATGCCCAGGTCCTGAAGCTCAGTAAGGCTCAGGCTTTCCAATACAAGACCATTTAAGCGGCCAACAGGGGAGGAGAATCCATCTTTATGGTAAAATTTACCAT comes from the Pedobacter sp. FW305-3-2-15-E-R2A2 genome and includes:
- a CDS encoding flavin reductase family protein: MLTIDVAELSPAQLQNYMQYAIAPRPICFATTIDKDGNINLSPFSFFNMFSTNPPLCIFSPARRVRDNTTKHTLENVLEVKECVINIVNYPMVQQMSLASTEYAKGVNEFEKSGFTMLPSQLVKPPRVAEAPVQMECIIREVIHLGENPGAGNLILAEVKLIHIKEEILDTDGKIDQAKIDLVARLGGDWYCRVTPENLFKVAKPLTTLGIGVDALPSAVRNSHVLSGNDLGMLGNVEHLPSADEIDAIRDTEPVKEVLDATIGDANNRERELHELAKQWLKEGKVNEALKVVLL
- a CDS encoding SDR family oxidoreductase, with product MNIVLTGASSGIGFEAALEFALNKDNKIVCIARSADKLRKLLEIARGINPDCVLLPVEFDIVNDDYAALLPFLKERLGTVDILINNAGSLINKPFLETSREDLYEMFESNVTGHFNMIQHLLPLMTAGSHIVNIGSMGGFQGSVKFPGLAAYSSSKAALHTLTECLAFELADTGIKVNCLALGSAQTEMLEQAFPGYQSPVMAFEMGKYVADFARTGHKFFNGKVLPVAVTTP
- a CDS encoding C40 family peptidase; the protein is MKKSIIISLFLSFSMFAARSQNTTPVQYKELVSKLMEITPAMPASKPQSTNRLLEFAKSMIGIPYRYASSNPKRGFDCSGFVSYVFQNFGFKVPRSSREFASRGEAKNLEDAQIGDVILFTGTNSRVRKIGHVGIVYSIDGDEIKFIHSSSGSKKGVTITSLNEGFYKKRFMKIVSIL
- a CDS encoding fumarylacetoacetate hydrolase family protein yields the protein MKLVSYKTEDREHLGVFVNGHIYNLNSCDKQLPNEMNAFLAGGEELMDRAKKIDAQIKSGEIEPKEEAFYEVIAPVPHPTSCRDGYAFRQHVAAARRNRKVDMIAEFDQYPIFYFTNHNAIQGPGEIECMPDHFQKLDFELEVAIVIGKKGRNITAAEADEYIAGYMVMNDMSARTLQMEEMLLNLGPAKGKDFSTVIGPWLVTPDELEQYKVSAKPGHTGNAYNLKMTCTVNGVEVSAGNMADMDWTFAEIVERCAYGVDILPGDVIGSGTVGTGCFLELNGTGLLNNPDFKPQWLQDGDVVEMEVTGLGHLSNIIKKVDTDFSILALKKK